Within Methanobacterium spitsbergense, the genomic segment ATGATGTAATTTTTTTGATTTCATCTAAAATGGTAGTGTAGTGTATATACCGTTTAATTTATAGTTTGAAGTGTCCCAGTTTTTAACAACTCCAAGTGAATTTCTATAACTGGTTCCATCGGCAGTAACCCACTTACCATTCAAATATAACTGAGCCCATACATGGCCATACCAAGTTCCGCTTGAAAACTGGCATGTTCCATGGACGTACCTAGCTGTTATTCCAGCATTCCTTGCAAGAGCAACGAGAATGTTTGCTGTATCACAACAATTTCCTGTCATGTTTCTTAATGTGCCCTCAGCACCATACTTAGTGTTATAGTAGAAGGAATAGCTAATGTTGTCTCTAACCCAATTAAAAATACTTACTCCACTATTATATGTGGATGTAGAACCCACTATTAGTGATTTTGCAAGTGCAGCCACAGAACTTCTATCTGGTTCAACTTTTACAAAGGAATTTGCTGTTTTAATGTCTATTTTTAATCCCTGTGTTGCTATAATCTTCTGGAATTCTGTTATGTTTATCTTGCTGGTACCGTAACTCACGTAGGTGGGTAGTCTGTTGTTTGAGTAGTAGAAGTTCTGAGC encodes:
- a CDS encoding transglutaminase-like domain-containing protein, with the protein product AQNFYYSNNRLPTYVSYGTSKINITEFQKIIATQGLKIDIKTANSFVKVEPDRSSVAALAKSLIVGSTSTYNSGVSIFNWVRDNISYSFYYNTKYGAEGTLRNMTGNCCDTANILVALARNAGITARYVHGTCQFSSGTWYGHVWAQLYLNGKWVTADGTSYRNSLGVVKNWDTSNYKLNGIYTTLPF